In one window of Gymnogyps californianus isolate 813 chromosome 9, ASM1813914v2, whole genome shotgun sequence DNA:
- the DLG3 gene encoding disks large homolog 3 isoform X6, with product MMNSSMSSGSGSLRTSEKRSLYVRALFDYDRTRDSCLPSQGLSFSYGDILHVINASDDEWWQARLVTPHGESEQIGVIPSKKRVEKKERARLKTVKFHARTGMIESNRSIKTKRKKSFRLSRKFPFYKSKENLAQESSGQEQGVTSNTSDSESSSKGQEDTILSYEPVTRQEIHYARPVIILGPTKDRINDDLISEFPHKFGSCVPHTTRPRRENEVDGQDYHFVVSREQMEKDIQDNKFIEAGQFNDNLYGTSIQSVRAVAERGKHCILDVSGNAIKRLQQAQLYPIAIFIKPKSIEALMEMNRRQTYEQANKVFDKAMKLEQEFGEYFTAIVQGDSLEEIYSKIKQIIEDQSGHYIWVPSPEKL from the exons ATGATGAACAGCAGCATGAGCTCTGGCTCCGGCTCGCTCCGGACAAGCGAGAAGAGATCTCTGTATGTCCG agccctGTTTGACTACGACCGGACCCGGGACAGTTGCTTGCCCAGCCAGGGGCTCAGCTTCTCCTATGGGGACATCCTGCACGTCATCAATGCCTCCGACGATGAGTGGTGGCAAGCCAGGCTTGTCACGCCGCACGGCGAGAGCGAGCAGATCGGGGTCATCCCCAGCAAGAAAAG GGtggaaaagaaggagagagcACGGTTGAAAACAGTGAAGTTCCACGCCAGGACTGGCATGATTGAGTCCAACAGG TCGATCAAAACGAAACGTAAAAAGAGTTTCCGCCTCTCTCGAAAGTTTCCATTTTACAAGAGCAAAGAGAACCTGGCCCAGGAGAGCAGCGGACAGGAAC AGGGCGTGACATCAAACACCAGTGACAGTGAGAGCAGTTCCA AAGGACAAGAGGACACTATCCTGTCGTACGAGCCGGTGACGCGGCAAGAAA TTCACTATGCGAGGCCGGTGATCATCCTGGGGCCGACAAAGGACCGAATTAATGACGACCTCATCTCCGAATTCCCACACAAGTTTGGTTCCTGCGTGCCCC ACACTACCAGGCCTCGGCGTGAGAACGAGGTGGACGGACAAGACTACCACTTCGTCGTATCCCGCgaacagatggagaaagacatCCAGGACAACAAGTTCATAGAGGCTGGGCAGTTCAATGACAATCTCTATGGGACCAGCATTCAGTCAGTGCGGGCAGTGGCCGAGAGG GGGAAACACTGCATCCTGGATGTGTCTGGCAATGCTATCAAGAGGTTGCAACAAGCACAACTTTATCCCATTGCCATTTTCATCAAACCAAAATCCATTGAAGCGCTCAT GGAGATGAACCGAAGACAGACGTACGAACAGGCCAACAAGGTCTTTGACAAAGCCATGAAACTCGAGCAAGAGTTTGGAGAGTATTTTACAG ccaTCGTACAAGGAGACTCTCTTGAAGAGATTTACAGCAAAATCAAACAGATCATTGAGGACCAGTCCGGGCACTACATCTGGGTCCCGTCCCCAGAGAAACTCTGA